The following proteins come from a genomic window of Oncorhynchus kisutch isolate 150728-3 unplaced genomic scaffold, Okis_V2 Okis06b-Okis10b_hom, whole genome shotgun sequence:
- the LOC109881516 gene encoding uncharacterized protein LOC109881516 — translation MRAMTRSENIPLEEEMVSILDQCGPALTYVLHSKFGCTAVLHGVDAGAMKFKKPVFKHETVHSDSRDARKSVPPFIELSGAYHETLREARRWYLDALYPASKNVITIHNNFIQHFGQREFEELLSLQTKREVSIEENFKDGRFGLTIQGASRGFKAAVLEVEALCCKVQEDFAKEELSLMGLQSPISSPRKPVDDNSSDYKERQQHFAGLQIVRVEKVENKALKQVFDLRKRQMQVSTSSQRMYQRLPVQFCDLLSRVGFQMEFTPPDEQNLGEGIYFSSSVHGAERLWKGSADQEYLYFIEAQVLTGKSIVGCPGLIVPPPFARDPLTLYDSVKGGGDTWVVFNGHQALPEYLITCNKPTYVKPHALFNWGKAKKPQKNEDIVIEGLEVDPAVFHVSSKVDRWIKDLNLNEPESSSIPQDAVYQSKSHRHHIHDMRIKDLNLKEPESSSIPQDAVYQSKSHRHHIHDMRIKDLNLKEPESSSIPHNAAYQSKSHRHHIHDMRIKDLNLKEPESSSIPQDAVYQSKSHRHHIHDMRIKEMLRKDRDKKSFNRNITEPSNMVDWQQQPGGQSQIFHPIHNSHLQQALDRKLPRVEVSAWRNMNTFTLPDRAANNTSGNSPKSRQIDKLAAQPIESLPRHWDAMPANTSCLSCLIQPGSPEHNEVLHLFRATCPNKVIQIERIQNPTLWRSLQIKKHDMELRNGHQKNEKRLFHGTCHTTINHINNHGFNRSFAGKNATAFGNGTYFAVGASYSASSTYSRPDRQGQKYMYLCRVLTGDFTAGRHGMTVPPAKSTTTVELYNSVTDNPSGPSMFVIFHDNQAYPEYLITFF, via the exons ATGAGAGCAATGACCAGGTCAGAGAATATCCCtctggaggaggagatggtgagcaTCCTGGATCAATGCGGACCAGCTCTGACATATGTCCTACATAGCAAGTTTGGATGTACTGCTGTGCTCCATGGTGTTGATGCCGGTGCAATGAAGTTCAAGAAGCCAG TATTTAAGCACGAAACTGTCCATTCCGACTCCAGAGATGCAAGGAAAAGTGTTCCACCGTTTATTGAGCTCAGTGGGGCCTATCATGAGACATTGAGGGAGGCCAGACGCTGGTATTTGGATGCTTTGTACCCTGCCTCGAAGAATGTAATCACCATTCACAACAATTTCATCCAGCACTTTGGCCAGAGGGAGTTTGAAGAGCTTCTTTCCCTTCAGACCAAGAGGGAAGTTTCCATCGAGGAGAACTTTAAAGATGGCCGCTTTGGATTGACCATCCAGGGGGCTTCTAGAGGGTTCAAAGCTGCTGTGTTAGAGGTGGAAGCCCTGTGCTGCAAAGTCCAAGAGGATTTTGCAAAGGAAGAGTTGAGTTTAATGGGCCTGCAATCTCCCATCAGTTCCCCAAGGAAGCCTGTAGATGACAACAGTTCTGACTATAAAGAGAGACAGCAACATTTTGCCGGACTTCAAATTGTCAGG GTTGAGAAGGTGGAGAACAAAGCTCTGAAGCAGGTCTTTGACCTTAGGAAGAGGCAGATGCAGGTGTCTACCTCTTCTCAGCGAATGTACCAACGCTTGCCTGTGCAATTCTGTGACCTGCTCAGCAGAGTGGGCTTTCAGATGGAGTTTACACCACCTGACG AGCAAAATCTGGGAGAGGGGATCTACTTCAGCAGCAGTGTCCATGGAGCAGAGAGGCTGTGGAAGGGCTCAGCTGACCAGGAGTACCTGTACTTCATTGAGGCACAGGTGCTGACTGGCAAGTCAATTGTTGGCTGTCCAGGTCTCATCGTGCCACCTCCCTTTGCCAGAGACCCACTCACCTTGTATGACAGTGTGAAAGGAGGCGGAGACACCTGGGTCGTCTTCAATGGTCACCAGGCTCTACCTGAATATCTGATCACCTGCAATAAGCCTACATACGTAAAACCTCACG CATTGTTCAACTGGGGTAAAGCTAAAAAGCCACAAAAGAATGAGGACATTGTCATCGAGGGCCTGGAAGTGGATCCGGCTGTCTTCCACGTTTCTTCCAAAGTGGATCGTTGGATCAAGGACCTGAACCTAAATGAACCAGAGAGCAGCAGCATCCCACAGGACGCTGTCTACCAGTCCAAATCCCACCGCCACCACATCCATGACATGAGAATCAAGGACCTGAACCTAAAGGAACCAGAGAGCAGCAGCATCCCACAGGACGCTGTCTACCAGTCCAAATCCCACCGCCACCACATCCATGACATGAGAATCAAGGACCTGAACCTAAAGGAACCAGAGAGCAGCAGCATCCCACACAACGCTGCCTACCAGTCCAAATCCCACCGCCACCACATCCATGACATGAGAATCAAGGACCTGAACCTAAAGGAACCAGAGAGCAGCAGCATCCCACAGGACGCTGTCTACCAGTCCAAATCCCACCGCCACCACATCCATGACATGAGAATCAAGGAGATGCTGAGGAAGGACAGGGACAAAAAGTCCTTCAACAGGAACATTACAGAGCCTAGCAACATGGTGGATTGGCAGCAGCAGCCAGGGGGACAGTCCCAGATATTCCACCCCATCCATAACTCCCATCTGCAGCAGGCGCTGGACAGGAAGCTGCCGCGCGTGGAGGTCTCTGCCTGGAGGAATATGAACACGTTCACCCTGCCTGACAGGGCTGCTAACAACACAAGTGGAAACAGTCCCAAAAGCAGACAAATCGACAAGTTAGCAG CTCAACCTATTGAGAGTCTCCCTCGACATTGGGATGCCATGCCAGCCAACACGTCCTGCCTGTCCTGCCTCATCCAGCCAGGAAGCCCAGAGCACAATGAAGTTTTACACCTGTTCAGAGCCACCTGCCCCAACAAAGTTATACAG ATTGAGAGGATCCAGAACCCAACCCTGTGGAGGAGTCTCCAGATCAAGAAACACGACATGGAGCTCAGGAACGGTCACCAGAAGAATGAGAAGAGGCTCTTCCATGGAACATGCCACACAACCATAAATCACATCAACAACCATGGCTTCAATCGGAGCTTTGCTGGGAAAAATG CTACAGCATTTGGAAACGGCACCTACTTTGCTGTTGGTGCCAGTTACTCTGCCAGCAGCACATACTCAAGACCGGATCGCCAGGGGCAGAAGTATATGTACCTCTGTCGAGTTCTGACTGGCGATTTCACTGCAGGACGACATGGGATGACAGTTCCTCCAGCTAAAAGCACCACAACTGTTGAACTCTACAACAGCGTGACAGACAACCCATCAGGACCATCTATGTTTGTCATTTTCCATGACAACCAGGCATATCCTGAGTACTTGATCACATTCTTCTAG